The Longimicrobium sp. genome contains a region encoding:
- a CDS encoding nucleotidyl transferase AbiEii/AbiGii toxin family protein, with amino-acid sequence MVADLDRAGVRFVLIGGLAGIVHGSPRMTNDVDICYDRAPENLARLAGLLASWNAFPRDFPRDDLPWCMDAQTLRMATILTLKTNRGFIDIFAEVPGVGDYAACDAMAETADFGGREIRVLGLRGLIAAKRVADRTLDRADILTYQKILELRGEQP; translated from the coding sequence ATGGTCGCGGATCTCGACAGGGCAGGCGTCCGGTTCGTGCTCATCGGCGGCCTGGCCGGGATCGTCCACGGCTCGCCGCGCATGACCAACGACGTGGACATCTGCTACGATCGCGCGCCGGAGAACCTGGCCCGGCTCGCCGGCCTGCTCGCCTCGTGGAACGCGTTTCCGCGCGACTTCCCGCGCGACGACCTTCCGTGGTGCATGGACGCGCAGACGCTCCGGATGGCGACGATCCTGACGTTGAAGACGAACCGGGGCTTCATCGACATCTTCGCCGAGGTGCCCGGCGTGGGCGACTACGCCGCGTGCGACGCGATGGCGGAAACGGCGGATTTCGGAGGACGGGAGATCCGGGTGCTCGGCCTGCGCGGGTTGATCGCCGCCAAGCGCGTCGCCGACCGAACGCTGGACCGGGCGGACATTCTCACCTACCAGAAGATCCTGGAGCTTCGCGGAGAGCAGCCATAG